The stretch of DNA CATTGGAACTTTCGATGGCGCCTTAAAGGTGAAACTTTTGCAGATGGAAGGTAAAAAAGCGCTACATCCCGAGGCTTTTATTCTTGGGCTTCCGGACTTTGCATCGGCGACTCTTCCTTCTTAGGCTGCACCTTGGAATGGACCAGCAGGCTCAGCGCCAATACTCCTAAGAAGCGACCTTGATCCAAGGAAATCCAATAATGATCGAGAAAACCTGTGAGAATGAAAAAAAAGATGATTCCCAGCGAGGGAAAGTTCTTTTTGGATTTGAAGATCTGAGATACCAGAAAAACCATTAAGATGATGAGGCTTGGTAGCCCCAACTCGTTCATTATTAAGAGAAAGATATTGTGAACAGGTTGATACTCCCACGGCATCAACGGCGTCTTTACAACGGTGTCCATGAAAAGGGTGAAGTGTGAAAACCCAACGCCCAGGGGATATGCTTTTAGCATTTCCAGGCTTGTGGAAAATCCTTGTATCCTTTCGATAAAAGCTGTTTCGTTGAGTAGATTTGGGCTTCTCCATAGTAAGAACCCAGCGATACTCAGTACGAGGAATACCGTGGTGAGTAAAAAATATTTTTTATTTTGGAAGTGATTCTTGAGGACTCCTGAGATCAATAAAAGCACCACAAGAGCGAGCAGGGCTGATCTTGAAAATGTGGCGAGCAAGCCCAGGCCTTGAAGCGTCAACAGGCCCATTTTCTCATTTTTCTTGAGGGTCTTTGAGCCTAGGGAAAAGAAGAAAGCTAAGGCCAAAAAAGCTCCTAAAATGTTGGGGTGTGGAAAGGATCCATAGGCTCTAAATCCCTCCAAGCTTCCAAGGCTCCACTTTGCAAGTTGCGAAATTTCTTTGGCAAGATTGGGTTCTCCTAAAACCTGAAGTCCTAAATCTGTTTGGAATATAAATTGGCTTATACCCCAAAGCGCCTGGATGGCGGCTGTCCATGCAAAAATCCTCACTAAAAATTCTTTATCTTTTTCCCGTGAAAGCAGGATTGCAAAAAGAAGTATTTCTAAAAGTTTTACCTCCAAGAAACCATTTAGAGTGGCATCCGTGTGTGGGCTGAAAAGTAAAGAAAGACTCGCCAAAGATATAAAGAGCATCAATCCCATCAAAACCATAGGGTTGGACTGTTCTTTAGTGCGTTCTTTTTTTTGAAAAAGGAGATAAAAGCAGCCCGAAAGCAGCAGCGCAAGGTCAAAAATAGAGAAGTAAATGCTGAGATAAGGGTTGGCGAATCCATGCCCCCAAGCGGCTTCATAAGTTAAAAGCTTTGTTTGAAAGGGTAGTGCAAAGATGCAAAAGGCCAAGGTCCATAAAAAGGCCTTACTCCTCAAGAATGTAAATAGGTTTGATGCCATTCGCAGGGATTAGGCTTTGAAGAGTAGTATTCAGTTCGCTCAAAACATTTTGGATTCTAACCGTGTCCAAGACCTGCTCAATGGCATTTAAAAATGCAGTTTGATACGCCTCCGCATCGGCCATTGGGAAACTCTCGGCATAACCCACTTGAGCGGCAAAGGCCCCGTAAAGCGGGTCTGCCATTTGTTCATCGATCAAACTGCGCAGTGCGCTGGGCTTGTGTGTTTTTTCGTTGTAGTAACGCAAATTTTCTTCTGTGACCATTTCCGCCAAAAAGTCCCACGCTTCCTCGGCGTGTTTTGAAGTTCGGCTCACAGCTGGGACAAAATAACTCGCATAGGCTTCACGGGTTTCTGCTGATGTTTCGGGGTCATACACTTGAGGAGCTTCTTGGATTTTTATACTCTCCAGGTCAATGGCATCCTCCCCCTCCGCCTTAAGTCTATTGATCTCGTTCACAATATCGGCATAGGCGTAAGAATAGCCCAACAGCATGGAAAGTTTTCCTCTCGCGAAGGTGGTCAATTCTTTTTCCGCACTTTCGGTGTCCGCCAAAACTTTATTCCAGCTGTAATGTTTTTGAGTGGGCAGCGCGAAGCTGGTGTAGAGCTGCAGGGCGGTCAAGGCATTTGGATCTTGAGCCAGCACCACTTCCTTTAAATCTTCGGTATAAAAGTTCACTTTGTATTGCAGCATCATGAGCGCCAAAATATCAAAGGCTCGAAGAATGTTATCGGCCCGTCCCAATGCGATTCCAGCGCGTTCAAATCGCTCAAAACTCTGGTCCTGTCTGTTGAGCTGAACCACATCATTTTTGATTCCTTCCCATGTGCTCGAGGGCCTGCCTTGTGAAGGAAGCGCTTCCTCAATATGGTCGTCATTGTAATAAAGTGCCAAGGTATCTATGTAAAGCGGCAGGCCCCATACTCTTTCCACACCGGCTTCATCGGGAATAATCATTTCATCTCCTGCAATGGAAACAAATAGAGACCGGAACAAGTCTGCAGTGATGAAATCTTGAGGAGCGGGGGTGAGTTTTTTATAGTGTTTTGGGAATAAGGTGTTGTGAAGCATAAAAATATCCGGCCCCTCCCCTTCGGCCAATTCATTGATCACAAGGTCCAAATATTCTTCCGGATTTGTGAATTTTTTATACAAAATGGTGACATGGGGATTCTTGCTTTCGTAGGCTTGAATGA from Candidatus Gracilibacteria bacterium encodes:
- a CDS encoding O-antigen ligase family protein; this translates as MASNLFTFLRSKAFLWTLAFCIFALPFQTKLLTYEAAWGHGFANPYLSIYFSIFDLALLLSGCFYLLFQKKERTKEQSNPMVLMGLMLFISLASLSLLFSPHTDATLNGFLEVKLLEILLFAILLSREKDKEFLVRIFAWTAAIQALWGISQFIFQTDLGLQVLGEPNLAKEISQLAKWSLGSLEGFRAYGSFPHPNILGAFLALAFFFSLGSKTLKKNEKMGLLTLQGLGLLATFSRSALLALVVLLLISGVLKNHFQNKKYFLLTTVFLVLSIAGFLLWRSPNLLNETAFIERIQGFSTSLEMLKAYPLGVGFSHFTLFMDTVVKTPLMPWEYQPVHNIFLLIMNELGLPSLIILMVFLVSQIFKSKKNFPSLGIIFFFILTGFLDHYWISLDQGRFLGVLALSLLVHSKVQPKKEESPMQSPEAQE
- a CDS encoding extracellular solute-binding protein: MKKTIRISITVLLLASLLLTSCFRQKGQQDAVRKDPVTLTFYGLFENEEIYTPLIQAYESKNPHVTILYKKFTNPEEYLDLVINELAEGEGPDIFMLHNTLFPKHYKKLTPAPQDFITADLFRSLFVSIAGDEMIIPDEAGVERVWGLPLYIDTLALYYNDDHIEEALPSQGRPSSTWEGIKNDVVQLNRQDQSFERFERAGIALGRADNILRAFDILALMMLQYKVNFYTEDLKEVVLAQDPNALTALQLYTSFALPTQKHYSWNKVLADTESAEKELTTFARGKLSMLLGYSYAYADIVNEINRLKAEGEDAIDLESIKIQEAPQVYDPETSAETREAYASYFVPAVSRTSKHAEEAWDFLAEMVTEENLRYYNEKTHKPSALRSLIDEQMADPLYGAFAAQVGYAESFPMADAEAYQTAFLNAIEQVLDTVRIQNVLSELNTTLQSLIPANGIKPIYILEE